The following nucleotide sequence is from Cucurbita pepo subsp. pepo cultivar mu-cu-16 unplaced genomic scaffold, ASM280686v2 Cp4.1_scaffold001638, whole genome shotgun sequence.
TTGCCGGCAGATATGAGGTTtgtcttctctctttttctcattcattttctttatttttccttgCAGGAGTCCTTCAAGAGGGTGTGGCCGAAGAAGTGAGGTTGTTTGCATGTCTTGGGAGTCGAGAAGGGCGTGCCTAAGAGGTTGGCACAAGAATTTCAGTGTTCGTCAGAATTCTCATGAGTTCTCTAACGACCATACATTTTTTTGTGGTCGTTAGAGTATGTGTCACAGGGTAGCTCGCTTAGGCCACAGGGCCTAGGGGTGGTGGAAAGTTGAGACCATGCCTCTCCCTATattacattttgaggcattatCAATCATTTTCTAGGAGATGTCATTTTGGCAAGCGGTCATACGTCTCTATGAAGCATCCGTCGAATAtccgattgacaccaaatttgttgagctttcatctttcatatggAAAAATTTCAATCGAAAGTCGCATGCCGAAACTCATATCGAAACTTTAACTTATGAGGTTATGGCCTGAGGGCTTATCTAGCCCTCTTATAGCATGTCTTCTACACTCATGTCATCTCGTTTACCCGAACCTTCTGTATTTCTCAGCTAGCTTGAATGCACACtcttggtgtgttggatgatgcactgTTCTCCTCtgtcgcatcatgacactttTCAATCTTGGTCCTCACGTGGCTCGATGGCGCTACTTGAGGGCCTCCCCTTATATGTCTTACGTGTAGGGTTCACAACCTACCTTCTCTCATTATGGTTGTAACACTCTCTCCCACTTAACCTAGTCATCGTCTTCGATGACTTTTTTAGAGACACAATCGTATCGTCACTTGTGACATTCTTCTCCACTTAATCTCAACATCATCCTGATGACGACCCGAATATCAGACTAGTTCATCACTTGACCCGTTGACTTATTCATGAATTTAGAATAAATGCAAAAAACTTGCGCACTATTTATGGGTTTTTCCACTGTCGGGCCTTCCCTCGGTCTCCGAGACTCGCAACGTAAGCACGACAAAATACAACTTGCCCAATGGTTGTGGGTTATCCGTTCATGGACCTTACTTCGCCCACTTTTTGGACTCACCCTAGGacttgttaggttatggagcgtgctccttatttatagcttggtcaacggttatatccggtaaagctatatttggtaaagttatatatagtaaagctatatatggtaaagctatatctggtaaatagctatatatagtagatgactaaatctggtaaagctatatatagtaaactaaatcATCTATATATCTCGTctggtagagctttgaaaatgtactttctattctctgtactctctcttgttgtacatacctgaagtcatcaataaaaaagaaaagtccttttagctagagttctccttgcaattttcactatctcattctttgtgttcatctagatcgagcgtgtgcattgttgtgcgatcctaacaactagtatcagagctaggcgaaattcaccacgatctgtgaagatggaaagttcaaagattggaattgagaagtttgatggatccgatttcggtttctggaagatgcagattgaagattatctgtaccagaaagatcttcacgaacctctgttgggggtgaagccggataccatgaccacggaatagtggaagctcaaggatcgacaagccttagggatgatccggttgacaatatccagaaacgtggcatttagcatcatcaaggagaagacaacgttagatctgatgaaggcgctgtcaaatatgtatgaaaaaccgtcggctatgaacaaggtgtatttgatgcgtagattgttcaatctacagatgtctgaaggtggacgtgttgcggatcatataaatgaattcaatatgatcataagtcaactgggttcggtggaaattaatttcgaagatgaaattaaagcNNNNNNNNNNNNNNNNNNNNNNNNNNNNNNNNNNNNNNNNNNNNNNNNNNNNNNNNNNNNNNNNNNNNNNNNNNNNNNNNNNNNNNNNNNNNNNNNNNNNNNNNNNNNNNNNNNNNNNNNNNNNNNNNNNNNNNNNNNNNNNNNNNNNNNNNNNNNNNNNNNNNNNNNNNNNNNNNNNNNNNNNNNNNNNNNNNNNNNNNNNNNNNNNNNNNNNNNNNNNNNNNNNNNNNNNNNNNNNNNNNNNNNNNNNNNNNNNNNNNNNNNNNNNNNNNNNNNNNNNNNNNNNNNNNNNNNNNNNNNNNNNNNNNNNNNNNNNNNNNNNNNNNNNNNNNNNNNNNNNNNNNNNNNNNNNNNNNNNNNNNNNNNNNNNNNNNNNNNNNNNNNNNNNNNNNNNNNNNNNNNNNNNNNNNNNNNNNNNNNNNNNNNNNNNNNNNNNNNNNNNNNNNNNNNNNNNNNNNNNNNNNNNNNNNNNNNNNNNNNNNNNNNNNNNNNNNNNNNNNNNNNNNNNNNNNNNNNNNNNNNNNNNNNNNNNNNNNNNNNNNNNNNNNNNNNNNNNNNNNNNNNNNNNNNNNNNNNNNNNNNNNNNNNNNNNNNNNNNNNNNNNNNNNNNNNNNNNNNNNNNNNNNNNNNNNNNNNNNNNNNNNNNNNNNNNNNNNNNNNNNNNNNNNNNNNNNNNNNNNNNNNNNNNNNNNNNNNNNNNNNNNNNNNNNNNNNNNNNNNNNNNNNNNNNNNNNNNNNNNNNNNNNNNNNNNNNNNNNNNNNNNNNNNNNNNNNNNNNNNNNNNNNNNNNNNNNNNNNNNNNNNNNNNNNNNNNNNNNNNNNNNNNNNNNNNNNNNNNNNNNNNNNNNNNNNNNNNNNNNNNNNNNNNNNNNNNNNNNNNNNNNNNNNNNNNNNNNNNNNNNNNNNNNNNNNNNNNNNNNNNNNNNNNNNNNNNNNNNNNNNNNNNNNNNNNNNNNNNNNNNNNNNNNNNNNNNNNNNNNNNNNNNNNNNNNNNNNNNNNNNNNNNNNNNNNNNNNNNNNNNNNNNNNNNNNNNNNNNNNNNNNNNNNNNNNNNNNNNNNNNNNNNNNNNNNNNNNNNNNNNNNNNNNNNNNNNNNNNNNNNNNNNNNNNNNNNNNNNNNNNNNNNNNNNNNNNNNNNNNNNNNNNNNNNNNNNNNNNNNNNNNNNNNNNNNNNNNNNNNNNNNNNNNNNNNNNNNNNNNNNNNNNNNNNNNNNNNNNNNNNNNNNNNNNNNNNNNNNNNNNNNNNNNNNNNNNNNNNNNNNNNNNNNNNNNNNNNNNNNNNNNNNNNNNNNNNNNNNNNNNNNNNNNNNNNNNNNNNNNNNNNNNNNNNNNNNNNNNNNNNNNNNNNNNNNNNNNNNNNNNNNNNNNNNNNNNNNNNNNNNNNNNNNNNNNNNNNNNNNNNNNNNNNNNNNNNNNNNNNNNNNNNNNNNNNNNNNNNNNNNNNNNNNNNNNNNNNNNNNNNNNNNNNNNNNNNNNNNNNNNNNNNNNNNNNNNNNNNNNNNNNNNNNNNNNNNNNNNNNNNNNNNNNNNNNNNNNNNNNNNNNNNNNNNNNNNNNNNNNNNNNNNNNNNNNNNNNNaaaaaaaaaaaaaaaacaaagtcttTACGAGAAGGTAGGAATTTCAACCGAGCATGACTTCAACTGAACATTCTCAATCGGCAGCTGATCCTCGGGAAAGTCACATCCACCGCTTTTCGCTGCCTTAGCCAGCGGAGCACATGGCGGCGGATCCACATCGCTACTAAATCCCTCAATGTTCGTACAGTTCCACTGCAACTTTTTAGGCGTCGCCGACAATCCAATCTTCACATTTGAAACACAAATATCCGTGAATGGATCTCCTGAAATCCCTGCCAAATTAGCCGACATATTAACATTCTCGGCCACCACGTCTCTGTAATTAATGTTCTT
It contains:
- the LOC111786379 gene encoding probable polygalacturonase; its protein translation is MKYVFWITGDYKSHADDKFDPSALPLIKNINYRDVVAENVNMSANLAGISGDPFTDICVSNVKIGLSATPKKLQWNCTNIEGFSSDVDPPPCAPLAKAAKSGGCDFPEDQLPIENVQLKSCSVEIPTFS